Genomic segment of Pochonia chlamydosporia 170 chromosome 1, whole genome shotgun sequence:
TGGTGAGACTTGTTACCATTTACCTTTTGTACACCTGGCCAGTACGGTTAAGAAAGCTAGCTAACCAACCCTCGAATTGCAGACATCGATAGGAACGGGCTACGACCTTCTCAACTCCATCTTCTCACCAGATGGTCGTAACTTCCAGGTAGAATATGCAGTCAAAGCCGTCGAGAACGGAGGCACCTCCATCGGCATTCGATGCAAGGATGGTGTCGTCTTGGCAGTTGAGAAGGTGGTGACATCAAAGCTGCTAAAGCCAGGTGCAAACAAGCGCATTGCTACTGTTGACAGCCACATTGGAGTCGTAAGTAACCCTTGAAGCAGTCACACTTCCATCCACCTCTACGTCACGTAGCTCTCTTCCCCAAGCTGGAAGCTAATCAAGCACCATCCTGCAGGTCTACTCAGGAATGGTCCCCGACGGCAGACACTTCATCGACCGTGCCCGCGACGAATCCCAAAGCTGGCGCCAAAACTTCAAAACTCCGATCCCCACCTCCGACCTTGCCTCTAGAATGGGCGGCTACCTCCAGGCATACACCATGTACGGCTCCGTCCGACCATTCGGCATCAGCGCCATCGTCGGCGGCGTCGACACTTCGGAGGAAACCCCCGTTGACGGAGAAGTTGGCTCTGGTCCCAAGTGCGGCGCTGGCGGCAAGGTCCCCGGCAAGCATGGCGGCCCCTTTCTATACATGATTGAGCCCAGCGGTCTGTATTGGGGCTACTATGGCGCTGCTACTGGCAAGGGTCGTCaggcggccaaggcggagcttgagaagctggacCTGCAGTCGGGCAATATGACCATGGAGGAGGCTGTCAAGCAGGCCGCGCGTATTATCTACATTGCGCAGAAGGAtaacaaggacaaggattTTGAGTTGGAAATGACTTGGATTAGCGGCGTGGATGGCCCGACCAAGGGTCGTCATGTTGAGGTTCCGAAGGAGTTGAGAGAGGAGGCTGAGAGATTAGCAAAGGCAGAAGATGACtcggatgacgatgacgagaacgacaagaaggacgatGATAAGATGGAGGAATAGAAAGGTGTTGTGCAGAGTAGCAAGGGAGTTTTTGGTGACGCACGAGAAAGCACTTGTACTATCACATGGCAGATTCATAGAATAATGCTTTACATGGTTGGGAAATGAACAAAAAGCAATGGACCATTATTCTTTTTCCATTTGATCAGCTAACAACAGTCAATGTGACTTTATCTGTTGAGTATTTTGTCTAAATACCTGAGCACCCATATAGTGTTCATCATGCCTTAACTTTTAGCAACCGAGAACTCCAAACCTCCCAAACATTTTGCTCTATCTACAGTATATACATCCTCACAGCCGTTGCGAAGCATGATTCTGACACCAATTA
This window contains:
- a CDS encoding proteasome subunit alpha 3 (similar to Trichoderma reesei QM6a XP_006961541.1) encodes the protein MTSIGTGYDLLNSIFSPDGRNFQVEYAVKAVENGGTSIGIRCKDGVVLAVEKVVTSKLLKPGANKRIATVDSHIGVVYSGMVPDGRHFIDRARDESQSWRQNFKTPIPTSDLASRMGGYLQAYTMYGSVRPFGISAIVGGVDTSEETPVDGEVGSGPKCGAGGKVPGKHGGPFLYMIEPSGLYWGYYGAATGKGRQAAKAELEKLDLQSGNMTMEEAVKQAARIIYIAQKDNKDKDFELEMTWISGVDGPTKGRHVEVPKELREEAERLAKAEDDSDDDDENDKKDDDKMEE